In Phreatobacter stygius, a genomic segment contains:
- a CDS encoding MipA/OmpV family protein, which translates to MLRSISLALAGALVSAAAAAAEPAFTLPPPPFTLPFLPSPLGDWTVTIGVGGEARPSFEGSKNFLLSPVPIFSIRRAGTAERFRSPRDGISFGLIEFGGFRAGPVGKFVRERNADSYAALHGLGDVKFAVEIGGFAEYFPVEWFRTRIEVRRGFGGHEGIVADFSADLIAPSWHGFTLSGGPRFSLGDTRSVQPYYSINAAQALASGLPSFDAKGGARSVGAGALLRYRINPQWTVHSYVEYSRLLGSAASSPLVRLRGSTDQVTFGFGASYSFDVRVR; encoded by the coding sequence ATGCTCCGTTCCATTTCGCTTGCGCTGGCCGGCGCACTGGTGTCGGCCGCCGCCGCTGCCGCCGAGCCCGCATTCACATTGCCGCCGCCGCCTTTCACCTTGCCGTTCCTGCCGTCGCCCTTGGGGGACTGGACCGTGACGATCGGCGTCGGCGGCGAGGCGCGGCCGAGTTTCGAAGGCTCCAAGAACTTCCTGCTCAGTCCGGTGCCGATCTTTTCCATCCGGCGTGCCGGCACGGCCGAGCGGTTCCGCAGCCCGCGCGACGGCATCAGTTTCGGGCTGATCGAATTCGGCGGCTTTCGCGCCGGCCCGGTCGGCAAGTTCGTGCGCGAGCGCAATGCCGACAGCTACGCCGCGTTGCACGGCCTGGGCGACGTCAAGTTCGCGGTCGAGATCGGCGGCTTCGCCGAATATTTCCCGGTCGAATGGTTCCGCACCCGCATCGAGGTCCGCCGCGGCTTTGGTGGCCACGAGGGCATCGTCGCGGATTTCTCGGCCGATCTGATCGCGCCGTCCTGGCATGGCTTCACGCTGTCGGGCGGCCCGCGCTTCTCGCTGGGCGACACCCGCTCGGTTCAGCCCTATTACAGCATCAATGCCGCGCAGGCGCTGGCCTCCGGCCTGCCGAGCTTCGACGCCAAGGGCGGCGCCCGTTCGGTCGGTGCCGGTGCGTTGCTGCGCTACCGGATCAATCCGCAATGGACGGTGCATTCTTATGTCGAATACAGCCGCCTGCTGGGCAGCGCGGCGTCGAGCCCGCTGGTGCGGCTGCGCGGCTCGACCGACCAGGTGACCTTCGGTTTCGGCGCGTCCTATTCCTTCGACGTCAGGGTGCGCTAG
- a CDS encoding PfkB family carbohydrate kinase, which translates to MDRSGKRVIAVGIAVMDKIFGIDEMPSEATKVFARSYHEIGGGPAATGAVTAARLGAKVELWARVGDDPVGRRIVEEIGEWGVEPVIRHAREGRSGVSAIAIDGKGERLIFAFADPKLDSDPSWLPLERLGEADAVLSDLRWPRAAELVLREARRLGVPSVLDADLTTDDIARSLVPLADYAVFSAPALSRLTGEAEPLAGLKAAQLLCPGHVGVTVGAGGYRWLEAGVIRHEPGFSVEAIDTLGAGDVFHGAFALAIAEGRDVAGAARFANAASALKCTRSGGRAGIPTRAEVDRLLLQTEVL; encoded by the coding sequence ATGGACAGAAGCGGCAAGCGTGTCATTGCCGTCGGCATTGCCGTGATGGACAAGATCTTCGGGATCGACGAGATGCCAAGCGAGGCAACCAAGGTCTTCGCGCGCTCCTATCACGAGATCGGCGGCGGCCCGGCCGCCACCGGCGCGGTCACCGCTGCGCGGCTCGGGGCCAAGGTCGAGCTCTGGGCACGGGTCGGCGACGATCCGGTCGGCCGGCGCATCGTCGAGGAGATCGGCGAATGGGGCGTCGAGCCGGTCATCCGCCATGCCCGGGAAGGTCGTTCCGGCGTCTCCGCGATCGCGATCGACGGCAAGGGCGAAAGGCTGATCTTTGCTTTCGCCGATCCGAAGCTCGACAGCGATCCGTCCTGGCTGCCGCTGGAGCGCCTGGGCGAGGCCGATGCCGTGCTCTCCGACCTGCGCTGGCCGCGCGCCGCCGAACTGGTGCTGCGAGAGGCCAGGCGCCTCGGCGTGCCGAGCGTGCTCGATGCCGACCTGACCACCGACGACATTGCCCGCAGCCTGGTGCCGCTTGCCGATTACGCGGTGTTCTCGGCGCCGGCCCTCAGCCGGCTGACAGGCGAAGCCGAACCGCTCGCCGGGTTGAAGGCGGCGCAGCTGCTTTGTCCCGGCCATGTCGGGGTGACGGTCGGCGCCGGTGGCTATCGCTGGCTCGAAGCCGGTGTCATCAGGCACGAGCCGGGTTTTTCTGTCGAGGCGATCGACACGCTCGGCGCCGGCGACGTGTTCCATGGCGCCTTCGCGCTGGCCATTGCCGAGGGCCGCGACGTCGCCGGGGCCGCGCGCTTCGCCAATGCGGCCTCCGCCCTCAAATGCACCCGCAGCGGCGGCCGGGCGGGCATTCCGACCCGCGCCGAGGTCGACCGGCTGCTTCTCCAGACCGAGGTCCTCTGA
- a CDS encoding tripartite tricarboxylate transporter permease, with translation MLDLNLLFQGFATVLSGPNLLAIVLGTIGGIIVGALPGLTATMAIALLIPFTFSMGPTTGICMLLAVYTAGIYGGGIASILIRTPGTPAAVVTVLDGYPMAQKGLAGQALGLATVGSGLGGLFSAICLALFAPILAAFALRFSAPEYCALAILGLAVTVTMTGRSPLKGAVSATAGLLIAMVGLDPIGGFPRFTFGSTELVGGISFVPMLIGLFSLSEAFRQVEIIEKAEQVTAKIGRVVPRLAEIVVHKWVVLRACLIGITVGVMPSMGPETAAFMSYSETKRTAENPEDFGKGEPAGVVAAQTAENASTGGDVLPMITLGVPGDAATAVLMGALTIHSLEPGPLLFRDHPDVVHQIFAGMIVANLSFLFIGLLGARYFAKVLNVDRRLLVPAIFLFSLIGAYALNNNPSDVWVCLIFGFIGYLMQRYDFPVSPMVLAQILGAMAESNFRRSLAMSQGDLMIFITRPIAACILILAVLAAVSAIRRSLALSRQIAAAEAAAK, from the coding sequence ATGCTTGACTTGAACCTGCTCTTCCAGGGCTTCGCGACCGTCCTGTCCGGGCCGAATCTCCTTGCCATAGTGCTCGGTACCATCGGCGGCATCATCGTCGGTGCATTGCCGGGCCTGACCGCCACCATGGCGATCGCGCTGCTCATCCCCTTCACCTTCTCGATGGGCCCGACCACCGGCATCTGCATGCTGCTGGCGGTCTATACCGCTGGCATCTATGGCGGCGGCATCGCCTCGATCCTGATCCGCACGCCCGGCACGCCGGCGGCGGTGGTCACCGTGCTCGACGGCTATCCGATGGCGCAGAAGGGGCTTGCCGGCCAGGCGCTGGGTCTCGCCACCGTCGGTTCCGGTCTTGGCGGCCTGTTCTCGGCCATTTGCCTGGCTCTGTTCGCGCCGATCCTGGCGGCCTTCGCGCTGCGCTTCAGCGCGCCGGAATATTGCGCGCTTGCGATCCTCGGCCTGGCCGTGACCGTCACCATGACCGGCCGCTCACCGCTGAAAGGCGCGGTCTCGGCCACCGCCGGCCTGCTCATCGCCATGGTCGGGCTCGATCCGATCGGTGGTTTCCCACGCTTCACCTTCGGTTCCACTGAACTCGTCGGCGGCATCAGTTTCGTGCCCATGCTGATCGGCCTGTTCTCGCTGTCGGAAGCCTTCCGCCAGGTCGAGATCATCGAGAAGGCCGAGCAGGTCACCGCCAAGATCGGCCGCGTGGTGCCGCGGCTCGCCGAGATCGTCGTGCACAAATGGGTGGTGCTGCGCGCCTGCCTGATCGGCATCACGGTCGGCGTCATGCCCTCCATGGGGCCGGAGACCGCAGCCTTCATGTCTTATTCCGAGACCAAGCGCACCGCCGAGAACCCGGAAGACTTCGGCAAGGGCGAGCCGGCTGGCGTGGTCGCGGCGCAGACCGCCGAGAACGCCTCGACCGGCGGCGACGTGCTGCCGATGATCACGCTCGGCGTGCCCGGCGACGCCGCCACCGCCGTGCTGATGGGCGCGCTGACCATCCATAGCCTGGAGCCGGGGCCGCTGCTGTTTCGCGACCATCCCGACGTGGTGCATCAGATCTTCGCCGGCATGATCGTGGCGAACCTGTCCTTCCTGTTCATTGGCCTGCTCGGCGCCCGCTATTTCGCCAAGGTCCTGAATGTCGACCGGCGGCTCCTGGTGCCGGCGATCTTCCTGTTCAGCCTGATCGGCGCCTACGCGCTGAACAACAATCCGTCGGATGTCTGGGTCTGCCTGATCTTCGGCTTCATCGGCTATCTCATGCAGCGTTACGACTTCCCGGTTTCGCCCATGGTGCTGGCGCAGATCCTCGGCGCCATGGCGGAATCGAATTTTCGCCGCTCGCTCGCCATGAGCCAGGGCGACCTGATGATCTTCATCACCCGGCCGATCGCCGCCTGTATCCTGATCCTGGCCGTGCTCGCCGCGGTCAGCGCGATCCGCCGGTCGCTGGCGCTGTCGCGTCAGATCGCGGCAGCCGAGGCGGCGGCGAAATGA
- a CDS encoding tripartite tricarboxylate transporter substrate binding protein has product MTLTRRTFTAGAALAGLAGPALSQGFQRDITMVVPWAAGGGTDTLARTLVKNAKQHIGVNVNVVNRTGGTGAVGMQSVSAARPDGYTVGLVTFHLSAYRLMGLSQLSYRDFQPLALLNRTPAAFSVKADSPFKTLKDLVDYAKANPGVVTVANSGAGANTHLSAAVLAKNTGIKLSFVPFDGGAPARTAMVGGHVSALVSGPDEVLQYVKTGQVRFLAMVGEQRHPSFPDVPTVAEAGFPIQNIIYDWRGIAGPKNLPADIAKALNEGFAKMASDPDFITLMDQVALPRVYMNGADFGTFLAGMETSLQPALAEVGLLKI; this is encoded by the coding sequence ATGACGCTCACGAGACGCACATTCACGGCCGGTGCCGCGCTGGCAGGCCTTGCCGGCCCGGCGCTCAGCCAGGGCTTTCAGCGCGACATCACCATGGTGGTGCCCTGGGCGGCCGGTGGCGGCACCGATACGCTCGCCCGCACGCTGGTCAAAAACGCCAAGCAGCATATAGGCGTCAACGTCAATGTGGTGAATCGGACCGGCGGTACCGGCGCGGTCGGCATGCAGTCGGTCTCGGCCGCCAGGCCCGACGGCTACACGGTCGGCCTGGTCACCTTCCACCTTTCGGCCTACCGGCTGATGGGGCTGAGCCAGCTCTCCTATCGCGACTTCCAGCCGCTGGCGCTGTTGAACCGCACGCCGGCCGCCTTCAGCGTGAAAGCCGATTCACCGTTCAAGACGCTGAAGGACCTGGTCGACTATGCCAAGGCCAATCCCGGCGTGGTGACGGTGGCCAATAGCGGCGCCGGCGCCAACACCCACCTGTCGGCGGCGGTGCTGGCCAAGAACACCGGCATCAAATTGAGCTTCGTGCCCTTCGACGGCGGTGCGCCGGCACGCACCGCCATGGTCGGCGGCCACGTCTCGGCCCTGGTCTCCGGGCCCGACGAGGTGCTGCAATATGTCAAGACCGGCCAGGTGCGCTTCCTCGCCATGGTGGGCGAGCAGCGCCACCCGAGCTTCCCCGACGTGCCGACCGTGGCCGAAGCCGGCTTCCCGATCCAGAACATCATCTATGACTGGCGCGGCATTGCCGGTCCGAAGAACTTGCCGGCCGACATCGCCAAGGCGCTGAACGAGGGGTTCGCCAAGATGGCCAGCGACCCCGACTTCATCACCCTGATGGATCAGGTCGCTCTGCCGCGCGTCTATATGAACGGCGCCGATTTCGGCACGTTTCTCGCCGGCATGGAAACCTCGCTCCAGCCGGCACTGGCGGAAGTCGGGCTGCTCAAGATATGA
- a CDS encoding dihydrodipicolinate synthase family protein → MTSKLYGVIPPMTTPFRADGEMVLSAVKAQVDFLVEAGSHGLAAGGSTGEGHTLDHEEYRDLMAETVTATAGRIPVIAGIIVDSTRDAVRRGKAVRDLGVAALQVTPVHYLFKPDDDAMVRHFRTMADETGMPIIIYNVVPWSYLSPALLIRIMTEVPLVIGVKQSAGDLKLFADLMLNAPKDKLIFSAVDALMYSSYTLGAAGSIAAILSAAPKASVDLWDAVKAGDHGKAHDLHRKLLVLWNAMIADNLPACTKFAQGLQGVPAMLPRQPMPVASPAQQVAVTKALQGLGIQDLRTDALKGAA, encoded by the coding sequence ATGACTTCGAAACTCTATGGCGTCATTCCGCCCATGACCACGCCCTTCCGGGCCGATGGAGAGATGGTGCTGAGCGCGGTCAAGGCGCAGGTCGACTTCCTGGTCGAGGCCGGTTCCCACGGCCTGGCCGCCGGCGGCTCGACCGGCGAGGGCCATACCCTCGACCACGAGGAATATCGCGACCTGATGGCCGAAACGGTCACCGCCACCGCCGGCCGCATTCCCGTCATCGCCGGCATTATCGTCGATTCCACCCGCGACGCGGTGAGGCGTGGCAAGGCGGTGCGCGATCTCGGCGTCGCGGCGCTGCAGGTCACCCCGGTGCATTACCTGTTCAAGCCCGACGACGACGCGATGGTCCGTCATTTCCGCACCATGGCGGACGAGACCGGCATGCCGATCATCATCTACAACGTGGTGCCCTGGAGCTATCTGTCGCCGGCGCTCCTGATCCGCATCATGACCGAGGTGCCGCTGGTCATCGGCGTCAAGCAGAGCGCCGGCGACCTCAAGCTGTTCGCCGACCTGATGCTCAACGCGCCCAAGGACAAGCTGATCTTCTCGGCCGTCGATGCGCTGATGTATTCGTCCTACACACTGGGCGCGGCCGGCTCGATCGCCGCCATCCTGTCGGCGGCGCCCAAGGCCTCCGTCGATCTCTGGGATGCGGTGAAAGCCGGCGATCATGGGAAGGCACACGACCTGCACCGCAAGCTCCTGGTGCTGTGGAACGCCATGATCGCCGACAACCTGCCGGCCTGCACCAAATTCGCGCAAGGCTTGCAGGGCGTGCCGGCCATGCTGCCGCGCCAACCCATGCCGGTGGCCTCGCCCGCGCAGCAGGTGGCGGTGACCAAGGCGTTGCAGGGGTTGGGCATTCAGGATTTGCGGACGGACGCGTTGAAAGGCGCGGCCTGA
- a CDS encoding IclR family transcriptional regulator, producing MSGGTAGGSSAKDQVQSLTKMARILQCFTVQNRTLGLADIHARTGFPKATTHRLLASMKEIGFIEQARGRDRYRLGLKLFELGSMFLANLDLHREAQPYVDGLAKLSGEVVHLCLFDGLHAVYVDRKELESGPSSLIMTIEGAPCYCTGVGKAILAFRDLATFDQVVAAGLKRYTPSTITDPEALRRDLAETRARGYSIDRSEHQPNLQCVGAPIRDAGGSVFASISVSGPRERITDARVPVLGPLVAETAETISRALGWTPEVEAPGRKTSAAAG from the coding sequence GTGAGCGGCGGAACGGCGGGCGGATCTTCGGCCAAGGACCAGGTGCAGTCGCTCACCAAGATGGCGCGCATCCTGCAATGTTTCACCGTGCAGAACCGCACGCTGGGACTTGCCGACATTCACGCCCGTACCGGCTTTCCCAAGGCGACCACCCACCGGCTGCTCGCCAGCATGAAGGAGATCGGCTTCATCGAGCAGGCGCGCGGCCGCGACCGCTACCGGCTCGGCCTGAAGCTGTTCGAGCTCGGCAGCATGTTCCTGGCCAATCTCGACCTACACCGCGAGGCCCAGCCCTATGTCGACGGGCTGGCCAAGCTGTCGGGCGAGGTGGTGCATCTCTGCCTGTTCGACGGCCTGCACGCCGTCTATGTCGACCGCAAGGAGCTTGAATCCGGACCGAGCTCGCTGATCATGACGATCGAGGGCGCGCCCTGCTATTGCACCGGCGTCGGCAAGGCGATCCTGGCCTTTCGTGACCTCGCAACCTTCGACCAGGTGGTGGCGGCCGGCCTCAAGCGCTACACGCCATCAACCATCACCGACCCGGAGGCACTGCGCCGCGACCTCGCGGAGACCCGGGCGCGCGGCTATTCGATCGACCGCAGCGAGCACCAGCCGAACCTGCAATGTGTCGGCGCGCCGATCCGCGACGCCGGCGGCTCGGTCTTCGCCTCCATCAGCGTCTCCGGCCCGCGCGAGCGCATCACCGATGCCCGCGTGCCGGTGCTGGGCCCGCTGGTCGCCGAGACCGCCGAGACCATTTCGCGCGCACTCGGCTGGACGCCGGAGGTGGAAGCACCGGGGAGAAAGACCAGCGCGGCGGCGGGCTGA
- a CDS encoding tagatose 1,6-diphosphate aldolase: protein MFISAGKLRGLKRLCDAQGRFKMVAVDQRPPLIKGIGEKRGRPAAYEELADVKALLTRRLLADGSAVLIDPDYGFSTAEPDIRPDRGLLITLEDFRFEETSDGRKTRIMEGWSVDQIKRLGADGVKLLLWYRPDAGADVIRHQQDLVRRVGADCARCDIPLLLELLVYPFAGAANHTTDYIEDRDKRPELVLQSARDFADASFGVDIYKLESPLTAASLPDPEADMAETRVAQVWFDKLGAIIDRPWVMLSAGAGMEEFRRVLGFAYRAGANGYLAGRAIWWKAFGAYPDLAAMDASLAGEARGYMAEINWLTDKLARPWQDAPAIGGRAMLAVAGHDFPARYAGFCR from the coding sequence ATGTTCATTTCCGCCGGCAAGCTGCGTGGCCTGAAGCGCCTTTGTGATGCTCAGGGGCGGTTCAAGATGGTCGCCGTCGACCAGCGTCCGCCGCTGATCAAGGGCATTGGCGAGAAGCGCGGCCGGCCGGCGGCCTATGAGGAACTGGCGGATGTCAAGGCGCTGCTCACCCGCCGCCTGCTCGCCGACGGCTCCGCCGTGCTGATCGATCCGGATTATGGCTTCTCCACCGCCGAGCCCGACATCCGGCCGGACCGGGGCTTGCTGATCACGCTGGAGGATTTCCGCTTCGAAGAGACATCTGATGGACGCAAGACGCGGATCATGGAGGGCTGGTCGGTCGACCAGATCAAGCGGCTCGGCGCCGACGGCGTGAAGCTCCTGCTCTGGTACCGTCCGGATGCCGGCGCGGACGTGATCCGGCATCAGCAGGACCTGGTGCGCCGGGTCGGCGCCGACTGCGCGCGCTGCGATATTCCGCTTCTCCTGGAGCTGCTGGTCTATCCCTTCGCCGGCGCGGCCAATCACACGACCGACTATATCGAGGACCGCGACAAGCGTCCGGAACTGGTGCTGCAGAGCGCGCGCGACTTTGCCGATGCCTCGTTCGGTGTCGACATCTACAAGCTCGAGAGCCCGCTGACCGCCGCGAGCCTGCCGGACCCGGAGGCCGACATGGCGGAGACGCGGGTGGCGCAGGTCTGGTTCGACAAGCTCGGCGCCATCATCGACCGGCCCTGGGTGATGCTCTCGGCCGGCGCCGGCATGGAAGAATTCCGCCGGGTGCTGGGCTTTGCCTATCGCGCCGGCGCCAATGGCTACCTTGCCGGCCGCGCCATCTGGTGGAAGGCCTTCGGCGCCTATCCGGACCTCGCCGCCATGGATGCGAGCCTTGCCGGGGAGGCCAGGGGCTATATGGCGGAAATCAACTGGCTGACCGACAAGCTGGCACGGCCCTGGCAGGACGCACCGGCGATCGGCGGGCGGGCCATGCTGGCGGTAGCAGGGCATGATTTTCCCGCGCGATATGCGGGGTTTTGCCGGTAG
- a CDS encoding TetR/AcrR family transcriptional regulator has product MVNAPRKLPRQARSQSTVDVILDATALLLVAEGFARTTTTRVAERAGVSIGSLYQYFPNREALVRAVEHRRDLALHADIRQTLAETCGQGLRVVLTRGLQTLIRAHGSNLALHQVLAQEAPRFSAMDGAANADAHRYTVTRQALERHRDELRPGFDREAAAFLMPNVIGATITATALARPTAFASGELERELTEMMYY; this is encoded by the coding sequence ATGGTGAACGCCCCTCGCAAACTGCCGCGCCAGGCGCGCTCGCAGTCGACCGTCGATGTGATCCTCGATGCCACCGCGTTGCTGCTGGTTGCCGAAGGCTTCGCGAGGACCACCACGACCCGCGTCGCCGAGCGCGCCGGGGTCAGCATCGGCTCGCTCTACCAATATTTCCCGAACCGCGAAGCCCTGGTCCGAGCCGTGGAGCACCGGCGCGATCTGGCGCTGCATGCGGACATCCGGCAAACCCTGGCCGAGACATGCGGCCAAGGCCTGCGCGTGGTTCTGACGCGCGGCCTGCAGACGCTGATCAGGGCCCATGGCAGCAACCTGGCGCTGCATCAGGTTCTGGCGCAGGAGGCGCCGCGGTTCAGCGCCATGGATGGGGCCGCCAATGCCGATGCGCACCGCTATACGGTGACCCGGCAGGCGCTCGAACGGCACCGCGACGAATTGCGCCCCGGCTTCGACCGCGAGGCCGCCGCCTTCCTGATGCCCAATGTCATCGGCGCGACCATCACCGCGACCGCCCTCGCCCGGCCGACCGCCTTCGCCAGCGGCGAACTGGAACGGGAACTGACCGAGATGATGTATTATTAG
- a CDS encoding AraC family transcriptional regulator gives MQANVPVHAPLARFAAVDTRSPDQARDEIGRIFCPHFLIPTAANPSHFHARHHSAAQAGYSMNFVAYGAEVEIDPGELSGFFLLQVPVRGAARVRCGSVLTEAAAGRSASILSPTLPTRMTWHDGCEKIIVLIRRQEVERLAGAMIDRRCERVEFDTGVDLTDPVGQALARHVRIMLDAADGPAPVPEAYQVLLRDGLATLMLTCLRHDRADLLARPEPLPGPAVLRRAEAYLAAHADRPIAMADVARAAGANLRSLQEAFRHHRQETLSERLQTIRLERLRAALTDGTNEASVTEMMFRAGLGHAGRAAAAYAARYGEAPSETRRRVR, from the coding sequence ATGCAGGCCAATGTCCCCGTTCATGCCCCGCTGGCGCGCTTCGCGGCGGTCGACACGCGCTCTCCCGACCAGGCCCGGGACGAGATCGGCCGGATCTTCTGCCCGCATTTTCTGATCCCCACAGCAGCCAACCCAAGCCATTTCCACGCGCGCCACCACAGCGCCGCCCAGGCCGGCTATTCGATGAACTTCGTCGCTTATGGCGCCGAGGTGGAGATCGATCCGGGCGAGCTCTCCGGCTTCTTCCTGCTGCAGGTGCCGGTGAGGGGCGCGGCGCGGGTGCGCTGCGGCAGCGTGCTGACCGAAGCGGCGGCCGGCCGCTCCGCCTCGATCCTGTCGCCGACGCTGCCGACCCGCATGACCTGGCACGACGGCTGCGAGAAAATCATCGTGCTGATCCGCCGCCAGGAGGTCGAGCGGCTGGCCGGCGCGATGATCGACCGGCGGTGCGAGCGCGTCGAATTCGACACCGGCGTCGACCTGACCGACCCGGTCGGCCAGGCGCTCGCGCGCCATGTCCGGATCATGCTCGACGCCGCCGACGGACCGGCACCGGTGCCCGAAGCCTATCAGGTGCTGTTGCGCGACGGCCTGGCGACGCTGATGCTCACCTGCCTCCGGCATGACCGGGCGGATCTGCTGGCGCGGCCCGAGCCCCTGCCCGGCCCGGCGGTGCTGCGGCGCGCCGAGGCCTATCTCGCCGCCCATGCCGACCGGCCGATCGCCATGGCCGATGTCGCGCGCGCCGCCGGCGCCAATCTGCGCTCGCTGCAGGAAGCGTTCCGCCACCATCGCCAGGAAACGCTGAGCGAGCGGCTGCAGACGATCCGGCTCGAGCGCCTGCGCGCGGCGCTGACCGATGGCACCAACGAGGCCAGCGTCACCGAAATGATGTTCCGTGCAGGCCTTGGCCATGCCGGCCGCGCCGCCGCAGCCTATGCCGCGCGCTACGGCGAAGCGCCGTCGGAGACGCGGCGGAGGGTGAGGTAG
- a CDS encoding tripartite tricarboxylate transporter TctB family protein: MSGAALKRMTVPDLVAAGLAFAAATWAVIESGRWPAPEFIGGPAVVPRVIAVILFSAAAALAWNALKGQSQVIEEPLDWVKKQRLGIMLAVTALYATALEPLGFLPATIAYLAIFALVLGLRHWPLIAGYAVGLPAGFHLVFSTVLKVPLPPAAWPF, from the coding sequence ATGAGCGGCGCCGCGCTGAAACGGATGACCGTTCCCGATCTCGTCGCCGCGGGCCTCGCCTTTGCCGCGGCGACCTGGGCGGTGATCGAATCCGGCCGTTGGCCGGCGCCGGAATTCATTGGCGGCCCGGCGGTGGTGCCGCGCGTCATTGCGGTCATCCTGTTCTCGGCGGCCGCGGCGCTCGCCTGGAATGCCCTGAAGGGGCAGTCCCAGGTGATCGAGGAACCGCTCGACTGGGTCAAGAAGCAGCGGCTCGGCATCATGCTGGCGGTAACCGCCCTCTATGCCACCGCGCTCGAGCCGCTGGGCTTCCTGCCGGCGACCATCGCCTATCTCGCGATCTTCGCGCTGGTCCTGGGACTGCGTCACTGGCCGTTGATCGCTGGCTATGCGGTGGGCTTGCCGGCAGGCTTCCATCTCGTCTTCAGCACGGTGCTGAAAGTGCCGTTGCCACCGGCGGCCTGGCCGTTCTGA